One genomic window of Parasteatoda tepidariorum isolate YZ-2023 chromosome 9, CAS_Ptep_4.0, whole genome shotgun sequence includes the following:
- the LOC107445049 gene encoding elongator complex protein 4 isoform X1 — protein MSISAPRAFTSFRKKGADIRSIPGTRVSTHNAQLLTSTGLSTLDFFIGGGLPVGTICLIEEDKHDIASKTIMKYFLSEAVIQNHKVFLSSGGRTTSEKLLKELPAAKTIEVKHQSNDKKFAPDEVMKIAIQYQNQPPVQDAYLKVSYHNQGFDLSKRMSEDLLHQCSLSVWDPTENCESEKIPYFLSNPYSQLLETIKSYIVTSGLKVPSKTCQTVMKIGICSLGSPLWYKDDEKCQETQILRFLYLLKALIRTSYAVALITIPFYLTQNKSLLSKIRQTCDMVISFESFEGTELADHPAFQEYAGLIHMTKLPVLNSCQYPVKTTDLAYKTKRKEFIIERLHLPPDFDDNSSETIAAGCGGPCSSKLDY, from the exons ATGAGTATTTCTGCTCCTCGAGCTTTTACAAGTTTTCGAAAGAAAGGTGCTGATATTAGGAGCATTCCAGGCACTAGAGTTTCAACTCACAATGCACAACTTCTTACATCTACAGGTCTTTCTACATTAGATTTCTTTATAG GTGGAGGATTACCAGTTGGTACAATATGTTTAATAG agGAGGATAAACATGATATTGCTTCAAAAACTATCATGAAGTACTTCTTATCAGAAGCAGTCATCCAAAATCACAAAGTATTTTTATCTAGTGGTGGCAGAACAACATCAGAAAAGTtactaaaa GAATTACCAGCTGCTAAAACTATTGAAGTGAAACATCAAagcaatgataaaaaatttgctcCTGATGAAGTGATGAAAATTGCAATTCAATATCAAAACCAACCTCCTGTCCaagat GCTTATTTAAAGGTTAGCTATCACAACCAAGGCTTTGATTTATCTAAAAGAATGTCGGAAGACCTGCTGCATCAATGTTCCTTATCAGTTTGGGATCCAACAGAAAATTGTGAATCagaaaaaataccatattttctttcaaatccaTATTCGCAATTGCTAGAGACTATTAAGAGTTATATTGTGACCAGTGGCCTTAAAGTTCCATCAAAGACATGCCAAACTGTGATGAAAATTGGAATTTGTTCTCTTGGTTCTCCTCTGTGGTATAAAGATGATGAAAAATGCCAAGAAACTCAAATATTGCGTTTTTTATATCTACTCAAAGCACTTATAAGAACTTCCTATGCAGTAGCATTAATAACCATTCCTTTTTATCTCACACAA aataaatctCTCCTTAGCAAAATACGACAAACCTGTGATATGGTAATAAGTTTTGAATCATTTGAAGGTACAGAGTTAGCAGATCATCCTGCTTTCCAAGAATATGctg gaCTGATTCACATGACAAAACTGCCAGTTCTAAACTCTTGTCAGTATCCAGTGAAAACAACTGACTTAGCATAtaagacaaaaagaaaagaatttattatagaG CGTTTGCATCTACCTCCAGATTTTGATGATAATTCTAGTGAGACTATTGCAGCTGGATGTGGTGGTCCCTGCAGCAGCAAACTTGACTACTAA
- the LOC107445049 gene encoding elongator complex protein 4 isoform X2, translating into MSISAPRAFTSFRKKGADIKSIPGTRVSTHNAQLLTSTGLSTLDFFIGGGLPVGTICLIEEDKHDIASKTIMKYFLSEAVIQNHKVFLSSGGRTTSEKLLKELPAAKTIEVKHQSNDKKFAPDEVMKIAIQYQNQPPVQDAYLKVSYHNQGFDLSKRMSEDLLHQCSLSVWDPTENCESEKIPYFLSNPYSQLLETIKSYIVTSGLKVPSKTCQTVMKIGICSLGSPLWYKDDEKCQETQILRFLYLLKALIRTSYAVALITIPFYLTQNKSLLSKIRQTCDMVISFESFEGTELADHPAFQEYAGLIHMTKLPVLNSCQYPVKTTDLAYKTKRKEFIIERLHLPPDFDDNSSETIAAGCGGPCSSKLDY; encoded by the exons ATGAGTATTTCTGCTCCTCGAGCTTTTACAAGTTTTCGGAAGAAAGGTGCTGATATTAAGAGCATTCCAGGCACTAGAGTTTCAACTCACAATGCACAACTTCTTACATCTACTGGTCTTTCTACATTAGATTTCTTTATAG GTGGAGGATTACCAGTTGGTACAATATGTTTAATAG agGAGGATAAACATGATATTGCTTCAAAAACTATCATGAAGTACTTCTTATCAGAAGCAGTCATCCAAAATCACAAAGTATTTTTATCTAGTGGTGGCAGAACAACATCAGAAAAGTtactaaaa GAATTACCAGCTGCTAAAACTATTGAAGTGAAACATCAAagcaatgataaaaaatttgctcCTGATGAAGTGATGAAAATTGCAATTCAATATCAAAACCAACCTCCTGTCCaagat GCTTATTTAAAGGTTAGCTATCACAACCAAGGCTTTGATTTATCTAAAAGAATGTCGGAAGACCTGCTGCATCAATGTTCCTTATCAGTTTGGGATCCAACAGAAAATTGTGAATCagaaaaaataccatattttctttcaaatccaTATTCGCAATTGCTAGAGACTATTAAGAGTTATATTGTGACCAGTGGCCTTAAAGTTCCATCAAAGACATGCCAAACTGTGATGAAAATTGGAATTTGTTCTCTTGGTTCTCCTCTGTGGTATAAAGATGATGAAAAATGCCAAGAAACTCAAATATTGCGTTTTTTATATCTACTCAAAGCACTTATAAGAACTTCCTATGCAGTAGCATTAATAACCATTCCTTTTTATCTCACACAA aataaatctCTCCTTAGCAAAATACGACAAACCTGTGATATGGTAATAAGTTTTGAATCATTTGAAGGTACAGAGTTAGCAGATCATCCTGCTTTCCAAGAATATGctg gaCTGATTCACATGACAAAACTGCCAGTTCTAAACTCTTGTCAGTATCCAGTGAAAACAACTGACTTAGCATAtaagacaaaaagaaaagaatttattatagaG CGTTTGCATCTACCTCCAGATTTTGATGATAATTCTAGTGAGACTATTGCAGCTGGATGTGGTGGTCCCTGCAGCAGCAAACTTGACTACTAA